In Pseudomonadota bacterium, one DNA window encodes the following:
- a CDS encoding right-handed parallel beta-helix repeat-containing protein gives SDFAVSEGWGENIAIGGNLAGHQWSDNILLENFTSEKSRKQGISVFSVKGLTIRNGILQKTGLLSGQAGTNPKAGIDFEPEAYPRYVQNVLVEDCQIIDNDGWGIDWWFYHLAAGSMTDIVTITINNCTVTGNGSGQIRYGTGFTASNAYYPYLNITVDDVQIGSGAV, from the coding sequence GATCCGACTTCGCCGTTTCCGAGGGTTGGGGCGAGAACATTGCCATCGGCGGGAACCTGGCAGGACACCAATGGTCTGACAATATCCTGCTGGAAAACTTCACTTCCGAGAAAAGCCGCAAGCAGGGGATTAGCGTATTCTCTGTCAAGGGGCTTACTATCCGAAATGGTATCTTACAGAAAACCGGCCTGTTAAGCGGGCAGGCAGGTACTAATCCCAAGGCAGGCATTGACTTTGAGCCTGAAGCGTATCCCCGGTATGTCCAGAACGTGCTTGTTGAGGACTGTCAGATAATCGACAACGACGGGTGGGGCATCGACTGGTGGTTCTATCATCTGGCGGCGGGCTCCATGACCGATATTGTCACGATAACAATTAACAACTGCACTGTAACCGGCAACGGTTCAGGGCAGATACGGTACGGCACAGGCTTCACAGCAAGCAACGCTTATTACCCATACCTGAACATTACCGTTGACGACGTACAGATTGGAAGCGGCGCTGTTTAA